The uncultured Cohaesibacter sp. genome window below encodes:
- the nifV gene encoding homocitrate synthase → MNLVRQVTINDTTLRDGEQSAGVAFTRAEKCHIARELVAAGVPELEIGIPAMGEAEQETIRSIASLGLDARLVVWCRMCDFDLDASRDLGVDLIDLSIPMSDGQIHYKLGQTRDYVLDQIATMVPKALDAGFDVMVGGEDSSRADLDFVLKAMEVAGKAGARRFRFADTVGIMEPFGTAEIFRQLRANSDLELEMHAHDDYGLATANSLAAVLGGASHVNTTVNGLGERAGNASLEEFAVAIDRLYNIRTGVDQRLFNALSQLVANASGRPVPHQKSLVGSSVFTHESGIHVDGLVKNRETYQGVDPEWLGRQHELVLGKHSGTKAVLHIYGTMGIALTAQQARGILEKVRVFAETFKRTPARHDLMDFHRQVTAGEIGH, encoded by the coding sequence ATGAATTTGGTAAGGCAAGTCACAATCAATGATACCACCCTGCGCGATGGCGAACAGAGCGCCGGTGTGGCCTTCACCCGCGCTGAGAAATGCCATATCGCGCGCGAACTGGTCGCCGCCGGTGTGCCGGAACTGGAAATCGGAATTCCGGCGATGGGGGAAGCTGAGCAGGAGACCATCCGCTCGATTGCCAGCCTTGGGCTTGATGCCCGGCTGGTCGTCTGGTGCCGCATGTGCGATTTCGATCTTGACGCCTCAAGAGACCTTGGCGTTGACCTGATCGATTTGTCCATCCCCATGTCCGATGGGCAGATCCACTACAAGCTCGGGCAGACCAGAGACTATGTGCTCGACCAGATCGCCACCATGGTGCCCAAGGCGCTCGACGCCGGGTTCGATGTTATGGTCGGGGGCGAGGATTCTTCCCGCGCTGATCTGGACTTCGTTCTCAAGGCCATGGAAGTGGCCGGGAAGGCCGGAGCGCGACGGTTCCGCTTTGCCGATACCGTTGGCATCATGGAGCCATTCGGTACGGCGGAGATTTTCCGGCAGCTGCGGGCCAACTCCGATCTGGAGCTGGAGATGCACGCCCATGATGACTACGGTCTTGCAACGGCCAACTCGCTGGCCGCAGTGCTGGGTGGCGCGAGCCACGTCAACACCACGGTCAACGGCCTTGGCGAACGGGCCGGCAATGCGTCACTCGAGGAATTCGCCGTTGCCATCGACCGGCTCTACAATATCCGCACCGGCGTTGACCAGCGCCTGTTCAATGCGCTGTCGCAACTGGTTGCCAATGCATCCGGCCGTCCGGTTCCCCACCAGAAGAGCCTTGTCGGCTCCAGCGTCTTCACGCATGAGAGCGGTATCCATGTCGACGGGCTGGTCAAGAACAGGGAGACCTATCAGGGGGTCGACCCTGAATGGCTGGGGCGGCAGCACGAATTGGTGCTGGGCAAACATTCCGGCACCAAGGCGGTGCTCCATATCTATGGCACCATGGGCATCGCCCTCACGGCGCAACAAGCCAGGGGCATTCTGGAAAAGGTACGCGTCTTTGCCGAAACCTTCAAGCGAACCCCAGCGCGGCACGACCTCATGGACTTCCACAGGCAGGTCACGGCCGGTGAAATCGGCCACTGA
- a CDS encoding nitrogen fixation protein NifZ: MLDSLPPPRFDYGSEVRVIRNLRNDGTYPGVDTGVLLVRRGAVGVIRDVGTFLQDQVIYTVHFTKEDVIVGCRDRELIAAEAPWMPNRYEYGDKVKAHVSLGVAGQVVAEVGDVGEVIKVVRDEAMMKAIGSVAYHVRFPGRTLQVPEQALDPLYEMPDLSDLSDLSGAAE, from the coding sequence ATGCTGGACAGTCTGCCACCACCGAGATTCGACTATGGCTCCGAGGTTCGGGTGATCCGCAATCTGCGCAATGACGGCACCTATCCCGGCGTCGACACCGGGGTGCTTCTGGTGCGGCGCGGGGCGGTCGGCGTCATTCGCGATGTTGGAACCTTTCTGCAGGATCAGGTCATATATACCGTGCATTTCACGAAGGAAGACGTCATCGTCGGCTGTCGCGACCGGGAACTGATTGCCGCTGAAGCGCCATGGATGCCCAATCGCTATGAATATGGCGACAAGGTCAAGGCCCACGTTTCGCTCGGCGTTGCGGGACAAGTGGTGGCCGAGGTTGGTGATGTCGGCGAAGTGATCAAGGTGGTGCGCGACGAAGCAATGATGAAGGCCATCGGTTCGGTCGCCTACCATGTGCGCTTTCCCGGGCGGACCCTGCAGGTGCCTGAACAGGCGCTGGACCCGCTTTATGAAATGCCAGACCTGTCAGACTTGTCAGACCTGTCGGGGGCGGCAGAATGA
- a CDS encoding NifB/NifX family molybdenum-iron cluster-binding protein produces MGQISRTLTLVDGSIEDGFMDCALKIAFATSDLVHVDQHFGTSESFAIFMVTRDEVHFHQTIAFEEAAQDGSEDKLQARIGALSGVAAVYCRAVGASAIAQLKQAGVQPIKVADGTLIKLQLGMLQEELAGSPSFWVLRALESERGLRDDPRRFDDMETEGWNE; encoded by the coding sequence ATGGGCCAGATAAGCCGCACGCTCACGCTGGTGGATGGCAGCATTGAGGATGGTTTCATGGATTGTGCGCTGAAGATCGCATTCGCGACAAGTGACCTCGTTCATGTGGACCAGCATTTCGGTACCAGCGAAAGTTTCGCGATTTTCATGGTGACGCGGGATGAAGTGCATTTTCATCAGACCATTGCCTTTGAAGAGGCAGCGCAGGACGGCAGCGAAGACAAGCTTCAGGCGCGGATTGGCGCCCTTTCTGGCGTTGCTGCCGTCTATTGCCGGGCCGTGGGGGCCTCGGCGATTGCCCAGCTCAAACAGGCCGGGGTGCAGCCAATCAAGGTGGCCGACGGCACCTTGATCAAGTTGCAGCTGGGTATGCTGCAGGAAGAGCTTGCCGGAAGCCCGTCTTTCTGGGTGCTACGGGCACTCGAGAGCGAAAGGGGGCTGCGCGATGATCCGCGCAGGTTTGATGACATGGAAACCGAAGGCTGGAACGAGTGA
- a CDS encoding LysR family transcriptional regulator gives MDLVDGLKAFVATAQTGSFTDAAERMGISNRLTSKYVAELEARIGARLLQRTTRKVGLTPVGEDLLLRAPALLDELDDLIGSVREESRGLSGLVRISAPVSFGEIYVGDMIRRFIGNHPQMNVDLRLNDAYVDLARDGIDLAFRIGTPSVSSLKMRKLGDMGSAIVASPDYISKHGEPREPHDLLDHICMVDANRRDPTRWVFVQGDKTIDVVVKRRFVVNSAKVARDWAVAGDAISYCPRFIVADELAEGRLVQLLGNYQGLSTPLSAVYLDGTVLPRKVRAIIDFALDDIKTNSPF, from the coding sequence ATGGATCTTGTTGATGGCTTGAAGGCCTTTGTTGCCACTGCGCAAACCGGCTCATTCACCGATGCGGCCGAACGCATGGGGATTTCAAATCGACTGACGTCCAAGTATGTCGCCGAGCTTGAAGCCAGGATCGGCGCTCGGCTGTTGCAGAGAACCACGCGCAAGGTCGGACTGACCCCGGTAGGGGAGGATCTTCTGCTGCGTGCTCCGGCCTTGCTTGACGAGCTGGACGACCTGATCGGATCGGTGCGTGAAGAATCCCGCGGCCTTTCCGGCCTCGTGCGCATTTCCGCTCCTGTGTCTTTCGGTGAAATCTATGTTGGCGACATGATCCGCCGTTTCATTGGCAACCATCCGCAGATGAATGTCGACCTGCGCCTCAACGATGCCTATGTCGATCTGGCCAGAGACGGCATCGATCTCGCCTTCCGCATTGGCACTCCAAGCGTCTCGTCTCTGAAGATGCGAAAGCTGGGCGATATGGGATCGGCCATCGTCGCTTCACCAGACTATATCAGCAAGCATGGGGAGCCCAGAGAGCCACATGATCTGCTGGATCATATCTGCATGGTCGATGCGAACCGGCGCGATCCCACCCGCTGGGTCTTCGTGCAGGGAGACAAGACCATTGATGTTGTGGTCAAGCGGCGCTTCGTGGTCAACAGTGCCAAGGTGGCCCGGGATTGGGCTGTGGCTGGTGACGCGATTTCCTATTGCCCACGCTTCATCGTGGCCGACGAACTGGCCGAGGGCAGGCTTGTCCAGCTGCTCGGCAATTATCAGGGCCTGTCAACGCCCCTCAGTGCCGTCTATCTCGATGGTACGGTACTGCCACGCAAGGTGAGGGCCATCATCGATTTTGCCCTTGATGACATCAAGACAAACAGTCCCTTCTGA
- a CDS encoding CCE_0567 family metalloprotein: MDETELKQLTKAARKAKRIASEKAMELHDLVEDRLPAAYAELPGLAEETYSACKAWAAAEAACVAAQSNL; the protein is encoded by the coding sequence ATGGACGAGACCGAACTGAAACAACTGACCAAAGCCGCCAGGAAGGCAAAGCGGATCGCATCGGAGAAGGCAATGGAACTGCATGATCTCGTCGAGGATCGTCTGCCTGCCGCCTATGCCGAACTGCCCGGACTGGCCGAGGAAACCTATTCCGCCTGCAAGGCCTGGGCCGCGGCGGAAGCAGCCTGCGTGGCTGCTCAAAGCAATCTGTGA
- the ygiD gene encoding 4,5-DOPA dioxygenase extradiol, producing MSVTHSLKSLRDSLKASDRMPLVFLGHGNPMNAIEDNVYSKSWSQLGKSLPRPQAILVVSAHWMTQGSTLVDVSKLPKTIHDFYGFPDELFAQQYPAHGDPALARDVVAILASHHAEEDDRWGLDHGAWSVLTHLYPEADVPVFQLSIDMTKPLKWHLEIGKTLAQLRERGVLILGSGNVVHNLRAMRWGGKAQDFALEFDKLFTDKLSERDYGALADTQQLGSLLRMAHPTVDHYLPALTIAGASDERDDLTFMTESIDLGSVSMRSFIFHSA from the coding sequence ATGAGCGTGACCCATTCCCTTAAAAGCCTTCGCGACAGTCTGAAGGCATCCGACCGCATGCCGTTGGTCTTTCTTGGCCATGGCAACCCGATGAATGCCATCGAGGACAATGTCTACAGCAAGAGCTGGAGCCAGCTTGGCAAGAGCCTGCCGCGCCCTCAGGCCATTCTCGTGGTCTCCGCCCACTGGATGACGCAGGGCTCGACGCTGGTCGACGTTTCCAAGCTGCCAAAGACCATTCATGACTTCTACGGTTTCCCCGATGAGCTGTTCGCCCAGCAGTATCCGGCCCATGGCGATCCTGCCCTCGCACGCGATGTGGTTGCCATTCTGGCCAGCCATCACGCCGAGGAAGATGATCGCTGGGGCCTTGACCATGGCGCATGGTCGGTTCTGACGCATCTCTATCCCGAAGCCGATGTGCCGGTGTTCCAGCTGTCGATCGACATGACCAAGCCACTCAAATGGCATCTGGAAATCGGCAAGACGCTTGCCCAGCTGCGTGAGCGGGGCGTGCTGATCCTCGGATCCGGCAACGTGGTGCACAACCTGCGCGCCATGCGCTGGGGCGGCAAGGCACAGGACTTTGCGTTGGAATTCGACAAGCTGTTTACCGACAAGCTGTCCGAGCGTGACTACGGCGCGCTGGCTGATACGCAACAGCTCGGTTCCCTGCTGCGCATGGCGCATCCAACGGTAGACCACTATCTGCCGGCCCTGACCATCGCCGGGGCTTCCGACGAGCGGGACGATCTGACCTTCATGACCGAGTCGATCGATCTTGGTTCGGTCTCGATGCGCTCGTTCATCTTCCACAGCGCCTGA
- a CDS encoding nitrogenase-stabilizing/protective protein NifW — protein MRNDELDAELSDLGSAEEFLDYFEIDYDPKVVMVNRLHILQRFHDYLESRTRKPGDGQSWWDFYTAELKEAYLDFVRSDALTEKVFKVFKTGQPTFVPLEEVLK, from the coding sequence ATGAGAAATGACGAGTTGGACGCCGAACTGTCCGATCTGGGAAGCGCAGAAGAATTTCTGGACTATTTCGAAATCGACTACGACCCCAAGGTGGTGATGGTCAATCGTCTCCATATCCTGCAACGCTTCCATGACTATCTGGAATCCAGAACCCGCAAACCCGGAGACGGGCAGTCCTGGTGGGATTTCTATACCGCCGAGCTGAAAGAGGCCTATCTGGATTTTGTGCGCTCCGACGCGCTGACCGAAAAGGTCTTCAAGGTTTTCAAGACCGGCCAGCCGACCTTTGTTCCGCTCGAAGAGGTGCTGAAGTAG
- the fdxB gene encoding ferredoxin III, nif-specific yields the protein MTAIVGLTLDGTEWTPQFVEALDAKKCIGCGRCFRVCARNVFELVDRESLDLNDEEEDLDDDDPFGDDDDDDGFSDDTSMVMTVKNNGDCIGCEACSKICPKGCFTHMTKQAA from the coding sequence ATGACTGCGATTGTCGGACTGACCCTGGACGGCACCGAATGGACACCCCAGTTTGTCGAGGCACTGGATGCCAAAAAATGCATCGGCTGTGGCCGTTGCTTCCGGGTTTGCGCCAGAAATGTCTTCGAGCTGGTGGACCGAGAAAGCCTTGATCTTAATGACGAGGAAGAGGATCTTGATGATGATGATCCGTTCGGCGATGACGACGATGATGACGGCTTCTCCGATGACACCAGTATGGTCATGACCGTGAAGAACAACGGCGATTGTATCGGCTGTGAAGCTTGCTCGAAAATCTGCCCCAAGGGCTGCTTCACGCATATGACAAAGCAAGCCGCCTGA
- a CDS encoding iron-sulfur cluster assembly accessory protein: MLTLTDKAQQALQGLIEKSSKPLTGLRIAADMAGCAGVKYRMALVAGPEPEDHVVECGRISLYVVPKNAEILIGTTIDFAETDKGAGFTFDNPNTAGMCACGKSFAA, encoded by the coding sequence ATGCTGACACTCACCGACAAAGCACAACAGGCGCTGCAAGGTCTGATTGAGAAGTCGTCGAAGCCGCTGACCGGGCTTCGGATCGCCGCCGACATGGCTGGCTGTGCCGGTGTGAAATATCGCATGGCGCTGGTCGCCGGGCCGGAGCCGGAAGACCATGTCGTTGAGTGCGGCCGGATCAGCCTCTATGTGGTGCCCAAGAATGCCGAAATCCTGATCGGCACGACCATCGATTTTGCAGAGACCGACAAGGGCGCCGGTTTCACTTTCGACAATCCCAACACAGCTGGTATGTGCGCCTGTGGCAAAAGCTTTGCCGCCTGA
- a CDS encoding glutathione S-transferase family protein, translating into MLIDGKWTKDWQPVQKSDKDGRFVRQTSSFRNWITPDGTPGPTGEGGFEAEAGRYRLYVALICPWASRTLIARKLKGLEEIIPVTVVNPTMTDQGWAFGGYAGADEDPLFGATYIHELYTRADPHFSGRATVPVLWDMKRNVMVNNESADIVRMFDTAFEHMIPSDVRLYPEDLHEEIDALNPVIYDTLNNGVYKAGFATTQAAYDEAVDGVFETLDMLEARLDGGFIFGERFTETDIRTFVTLIRFDAAYHGLFKTNRKQIKDYPQLSAYMERILRLPGVVETVNMDHITRGYYSIKALNPNGIRPTGPAHVEALLQSVAS; encoded by the coding sequence ATGCTGATCGATGGAAAATGGACAAAGGACTGGCAGCCCGTACAGAAATCCGACAAGGACGGACGCTTCGTGCGCCAGACCTCAAGTTTCCGCAACTGGATCACGCCGGACGGAACTCCTGGTCCAACCGGGGAAGGGGGCTTTGAAGCAGAGGCCGGGCGCTATCGCCTCTATGTGGCGCTCATCTGCCCATGGGCATCCCGCACCCTGATTGCCCGCAAGCTCAAAGGCCTTGAGGAGATCATTCCGGTCACCGTCGTCAACCCGACCATGACTGATCAGGGTTGGGCCTTCGGTGGCTACGCCGGTGCGGACGAAGATCCGTTGTTTGGCGCCACCTACATCCACGAGCTCTACACGCGCGCCGACCCGCATTTTTCCGGTAGGGCCACGGTGCCCGTGTTGTGGGACATGAAGCGCAATGTCATGGTCAACAACGAAAGCGCCGATATCGTCCGGATGTTCGACACAGCTTTCGAGCACATGATACCGTCCGATGTGCGTCTTTACCCCGAAGACCTTCACGAGGAGATCGACGCACTCAATCCGGTCATCTACGACACGCTCAACAATGGGGTCTACAAGGCCGGGTTCGCGACAACCCAGGCCGCCTATGACGAGGCCGTTGACGGGGTGTTCGAAACGCTCGACATGCTGGAAGCCCGTCTTGATGGCGGTTTCATCTTTGGAGAGCGCTTCACCGAAACGGATATCCGCACTTTCGTCACCCTTATCCGCTTTGATGCGGCCTACCATGGCCTGTTCAAGACCAACCGCAAGCAGATCAAGGACTATCCGCAGCTGTCAGCCTACATGGAGCGCATCCTTCGTCTGCCGGGTGTTGTCGAAACCGTCAACATGGATCACATCACCCGAGGCTACTACTCCATCAAAGCGCTCAACCCGAACGGTATTCGCCCGACCGGACCCGCTCATGTGGAGGCTCTTCTGCAGTCCGTTGCTTCTTAG
- a CDS encoding thiamine pyrophosphate-binding protein encodes MKTSIGNYLFTRLKEMGIGHVFGVPGDFTLQMLDQIEDVAGLTFVGNCNELNSAYAADGYARLNRIAAMITTYGVGDLSALCGVAGACAENVPIVFISGAPPLYAMEGHLRIHHSLAEGNFDNVMNSVREFTVAQTRLTPANAAFEIDRILSICWIERQPVFIQIPSNISYLMIDAPTRPLNLAMPESDSERIESAITLVRQYLENARRPAVLIDMDVDRTGYADALVRLVEKYRIPYASFRSGKAILSEASPLFAGIYNGAASAPHVRDIIEKSDCLFVTAPSFVEASTLQFIDQMPAERIVSIRGHSVTVGGEVFEGVMAEELINGLVDSIDARPESVVRLEAHGCEPVTIEPDLALTQKRFWPIMEGFFEEGDVILAENGTSNIALTSVRLPAGVSYLSQMVWGAIGYTLPALLGSMMAAPDRRQILFIGDGSFQLTAQELSTILREGLKPIIFLINNRGYTIERYIQGMKASYNDVANWDYTALMKVFAPGVESFTASVSTEGELVAALAACGKADCASFIEIHLDPFDAPEPLKIFGPKTAELDYGTRRGPRS; translated from the coding sequence ATGAAGACGAGCATTGGCAACTATCTTTTCACGCGTTTGAAGGAAATGGGAATCGGGCATGTGTTCGGCGTGCCCGGAGATTTCACCCTGCAAATGCTCGACCAGATCGAGGATGTCGCTGGTCTCACCTTCGTGGGCAACTGCAATGAGCTGAACTCGGCCTATGCCGCCGATGGCTATGCCCGGCTTAACCGGATTGCGGCGATGATCACCACCTACGGAGTGGGCGACCTGTCTGCCCTGTGCGGTGTCGCCGGTGCCTGCGCGGAGAATGTGCCCATCGTTTTCATCTCCGGTGCGCCGCCGCTCTACGCCATGGAAGGACACCTCAGGATTCATCATTCGCTGGCCGAAGGCAACTTTGACAATGTCATGAACAGCGTGCGCGAATTCACGGTCGCGCAGACCCGTCTGACCCCGGCCAATGCAGCCTTCGAGATCGACCGGATCCTGAGCATCTGCTGGATCGAACGGCAGCCGGTGTTCATCCAGATCCCGTCCAATATTTCCTATCTCATGATCGATGCGCCAACCCGGCCGCTGAATCTGGCGATGCCGGAAAGTGACAGCGAACGCATCGAGAGCGCCATCACTCTTGTCAGGCAGTATCTCGAGAACGCCAGGCGCCCAGCGGTGTTGATCGACATGGATGTTGACCGGACCGGCTACGCCGACGCCCTCGTGCGGCTGGTGGAAAAATACCGGATTCCCTACGCTTCCTTCCGCTCCGGCAAGGCGATCCTCAGCGAAGCGTCTCCCCTGTTTGCAGGCATCTACAACGGTGCCGCCTCTGCCCCTCATGTGCGTGATATCATCGAAAAATCAGATTGCCTGTTCGTGACGGCTCCGAGCTTCGTTGAAGCCAGTACCCTGCAGTTCATCGACCAGATGCCAGCTGAAAGGATCGTTTCGATCCGTGGTCACAGCGTCACGGTCGGTGGCGAGGTGTTTGAAGGTGTGATGGCCGAGGAGTTGATCAACGGGCTGGTCGACAGCATTGATGCGCGTCCTGAGTCTGTCGTGAGACTTGAGGCTCATGGCTGCGAACCGGTGACCATCGAGCCAGATCTCGCCCTGACACAAAAGCGCTTCTGGCCCATCATGGAAGGCTTTTTTGAAGAAGGCGACGTGATTCTGGCGGAAAACGGAACGTCCAATATCGCGTTGACCAGCGTCCGGCTGCCCGCGGGGGTCAGCTATCTCTCCCAGATGGTCTGGGGGGCCATTGGCTACACGCTGCCCGCGCTGCTCGGCTCGATGATGGCCGCGCCTGACCGGAGGCAGATCCTGTTCATCGGTGATGGCTCGTTCCAGCTCACCGCGCAGGAGCTTTCGACCATCCTGCGTGAAGGGTTGAAGCCGATCATCTTTCTGATCAACAACCGTGGCTATACCATCGAGCGTTATATTCAGGGTATGAAAGCCAGCTACAATGACGTCGCCAACTGGGACTATACGGCCCTCATGAAGGTGTTCGCACCCGGCGTTGAGTCATTCACCGCATCGGTTTCGACCGAAGGGGAACTGGTTGCCGCTCTTGCGGCATGCGGGAAGGCGGATTGTGCCTCCTTCATCGAGATCCATCTCGACCCGTTTGATGCTCCCGAGCCTCTGAAGATCTTCGGACCCAAGACTGCCGAACTTGATTATGGCACCCGCAGGGGCCCCCGGTCCTGA
- a CDS encoding NAD(P)-binding domain-containing protein, translated as MSISFLERKVHIHFRRNKPPSKPENRRQQKQGVNTMNIAIVGAGNIGSGLASVLAQTSHSISIVDAQNGAAAAAKLKEQGLNVALSELSPAVAAADLVILATPFAASKAVVAEADFAGKIIVDVSNPITDDFSGLQVGFNSSAAEELAKLAPAAKVVKAFNTVFAQHYASGLKLNGEALQTFVASDDEAARAAVKDLAAEIGLEAKDAGPLSNARYLEPLGYLNINFGYILGYGTQIAPKWLSE; from the coding sequence ATGTCCATTTCATTCCTAGAAAGAAAAGTCCATATTCACTTCAGACGAAACAAGCCGCCTTCCAAACCAGAAAACAGACGGCAACAAAAACAAGGAGTGAATACAATGAACATTGCAATCGTAGGCGCAGGTAACATCGGATCCGGTCTGGCAAGCGTACTGGCACAGACCAGCCACAGCATCTCCATTGTTGATGCACAGAATGGTGCCGCCGCTGCCGCAAAACTCAAGGAACAGGGCTTGAATGTCGCTCTGAGCGAACTGAGCCCGGCCGTCGCAGCTGCTGATCTGGTCATCCTGGCCACCCCGTTCGCCGCCTCCAAGGCTGTTGTCGCCGAAGCTGATTTCGCTGGCAAGATCATCGTCGACGTGTCCAACCCGATCACCGACGACTTCTCCGGCCTGCAGGTTGGTTTCAACAGCTCCGCTGCCGAAGAACTGGCAAAGCTGGCTCCGGCTGCCAAGGTGGTCAAGGCGTTCAATACGGTGTTCGCCCAGCATTATGCATCCGGCCTGAAACTGAACGGCGAAGCCCTGCAGACGTTTGTTGCTTCCGACGATGAAGCCGCACGGGCTGCCGTCAAGGATCTGGCCGCAGAAATCGGTCTGGAAGCAAAAGACGCAGGTCCGCTTTCCAACGCCCGCTACCTCGAGCCGCTCGGCTACCTGAACATCAACTTCGGTTATATCCTGGGCTACGGCACGCAGATCGCACCGAAGTGGCTTTCTGAATAA
- the nifM gene encoding nitrogen fixation protein NifM: protein MTGDPLLSYHLMSASLAAHECRYDELPAGAQARIDAQARRALLLEGLVLASAVAQKVVVPQEMLNQSVALIRERYETAVAFVDDLAANGLTEAGLEQAIARELAADTVLDLVAKAEPATTDEEARDFYAAHPERFCVGETRDARHILITINEQIAENRRDVAWQRICDLQQGLTGDVDQFADAALRHSECPSALNGGALGRIPRGKLYPGLDTALFAMSAGGVSEVLESEAGFHILLCEAIYPAEMARFADAAPKIRAAIDGRRQAMAQKRFIADLLAQHHSATPQ from the coding sequence ATGACCGGCGATCCGCTTCTGTCCTATCATCTGATGAGCGCATCGCTGGCGGCCCACGAGTGCCGCTATGATGAGCTGCCCGCAGGAGCGCAGGCGAGGATCGACGCTCAGGCAAGGCGCGCCCTGTTGCTCGAAGGGCTGGTTCTGGCGAGTGCTGTGGCACAAAAGGTTGTTGTCCCGCAGGAAATGCTGAACCAGTCGGTTGCCCTGATCAGGGAGCGCTATGAAACCGCCGTGGCCTTTGTCGATGATCTGGCAGCCAATGGCCTGACCGAGGCGGGGCTGGAACAGGCCATTGCGCGGGAGTTGGCGGCGGATACGGTGCTCGATCTGGTAGCGAAGGCAGAACCGGCCACCACCGATGAGGAGGCACGGGACTTTTACGCGGCCCATCCCGAACGCTTTTGCGTTGGCGAGACCCGCGATGCGCGCCACATTCTGATTACCATCAATGAGCAAATTGCCGAGAATCGGCGTGATGTGGCATGGCAGAGGATCTGCGATCTTCAGCAAGGCTTGACCGGCGATGTGGATCAGTTCGCGGATGCCGCCTTGCGCCATTCGGAATGCCCCAGTGCCCTCAATGGCGGTGCGCTCGGACGCATCCCGCGCGGCAAGCTCTACCCAGGTCTCGACACGGCCCTATTTGCCATGTCGGCCGGGGGCGTCAGCGAGGTTTTGGAGAGTGAGGCGGGCTTCCACATTCTCCTTTGCGAGGCGATCTACCCCGCAGAGATGGCCAGATTTGCGGACGCAGCGCCGAAAATAAGGGCCGCTATCGATGGCAGGAGACAGGCCATGGCGCAAAAGCGCTTTATCGCAGACCTGTTGGCTCAACACCACTCGGCAACACCGCAATAG
- a CDS encoding NifX-associated nitrogen fixation protein, giving the protein MSDWQEMVVAEGDTALAAPFVKEMLRQIRAVDSYGIWDKSGEHEIIDPFILTKERKRQVPVIGDPDEDIIVRIKAWYNALATSIEARTGLMAVPLINLTYEGFGRVIIAVGKLIVFDKNLRDVHRFGFKSLDHMQDEAEKIISKAAALVEAHRDVAKL; this is encoded by the coding sequence ATGAGTGATTGGCAAGAAATGGTGGTCGCTGAGGGGGATACCGCGCTGGCAGCGCCCTTCGTCAAGGAAATGCTGCGTCAGATCAGGGCGGTCGATTCCTACGGCATCTGGGACAAGTCCGGTGAACACGAAATCATCGATCCCTTCATCCTGACCAAGGAACGCAAGCGACAGGTGCCGGTCATTGGTGATCCCGACGAGGACATCATTGTCCGGATCAAGGCCTGGTACAACGCTCTTGCCACCAGCATCGAGGCGCGGACCGGTCTGATGGCCGTGCCGCTGATCAATCTTACTTACGAAGGCTTCGGGCGGGTGATCATTGCCGTCGGCAAGCTGATTGTCTTCGACAAGAACCTGCGCGACGTCCACCGCTTCGGCTTCAAGTCGCTCGATCACATGCAGGATGAGGCAGAAAAGATCATCTCGAAAGCCGCCGCGCTCGTTGAGGCTCACCGGGACGTGGCAAAGCTTTAG